In Blastopirellula sp. J2-11, a single genomic region encodes these proteins:
- a CDS encoding carboxypeptidase-like regulatory domain-containing protein has product MNHVLKMFCGACLAGMMIGCTGGDLKSVAGMVTIDGQPAAGVKVIFVPLEGGRANSLARTDEEGRYTLAYTSQHAGAKPGAYKVLVTQEEMNTGRELIPPRYSSGGKTDLRAEVIEGGENVFNFEIESK; this is encoded by the coding sequence ATGAACCATGTTTTGAAAATGTTTTGCGGGGCCTGTCTTGCCGGCATGATGATTGGTTGCACAGGCGGAGATTTGAAGTCTGTCGCTGGGATGGTCACCATCGATGGCCAACCAGCCGCGGGAGTCAAAGTGATCTTCGTACCGCTCGAAGGGGGCCGGGCGAACTCGCTGGCTCGCACCGATGAGGAAGGCCGATATACGCTGGCCTACACCAGCCAACACGCCGGAGCGAAGCCGGGCGCCTACAAGGTGCTGGTCACCCAAGAAGAGATGAACACCGGGCGAGAGCTGATTCCACCGCGCTATAGCAGCGGCGGCAAGACGGATCTGCGTGCGGAAGTGATCGAAGGGGGCGAGAACGTCTTCAACTTTGAGATCGAGTCGAAGTAA
- a CDS encoding class I SAM-dependent DNA methyltransferase — MNQNLSSFIWSVADLLRGDYKQSEYGRVILPFTVLRRLDCVLEPTKAAVLKEQEKRSAAGVNPEPFLLKKAQQLFYNTSPLDIKRLMGDQDNIRENLFSYVQAFSPDVRDIFDCFDFPVQIERLAKANLLYLVTEKFANIDLHPDVVTNEQMGSVFEELIRKFAEISNETAGEHFTPREVIRLMVNLLFIEDDDALTKPGVVRSMYDPTAGTGGMLSVAEDHLSEQNPDARLVMHGQELNGESYAICKADMLIKGQDIRHIIHGNTLSDDGLPGQHFDYMLSNPPFGVEWKKIQKEIKKEHEQLGYNGRFGPGLPRVSDGSLLFLMHLISKMRPAKDGGSRFGIVLNGSPLFTGGAGSGESEIRRYVLENDLLEAIIGLPTDMFYNTGISTYIWIVTNRKPKHRKGKVQLIDASGLWQKMRKSLGSKRKELSDEHIEKITRLFGDAKNASTKDADGQKVPISRIFKNEEFGYQTITVERPQRDDAGNVEKETKGKRKGQPRPDSSLRDTEEVPLSEAIESYFAREVLPHVPDAWIDHDKTKTGYEIPFNRHFYVFKPPRELAEIDAELKGVTDRIVEMIGGLSQ; from the coding sequence ATGAATCAAAATCTCTCCTCGTTCATTTGGTCGGTCGCCGATCTGCTCCGCGGCGATTACAAACAGTCCGAATATGGCCGCGTGATCCTGCCGTTTACCGTCTTGCGGCGGCTTGATTGCGTGTTAGAGCCGACCAAGGCCGCCGTTTTGAAAGAGCAAGAGAAGCGGTCCGCGGCCGGCGTCAATCCCGAGCCGTTCCTGCTCAAAAAGGCGCAGCAGCTCTTCTACAATACCTCTCCGCTCGATATCAAACGGCTGATGGGGGACCAAGACAACATTCGCGAGAACCTCTTCTCCTACGTCCAGGCCTTTTCGCCCGACGTCCGCGATATCTTTGACTGTTTCGATTTCCCCGTGCAGATCGAGCGTCTGGCCAAGGCCAACCTCCTGTACCTGGTGACCGAAAAGTTCGCCAACATTGACCTGCATCCCGACGTCGTCACCAACGAGCAGATGGGCTCCGTCTTTGAAGAGCTGATTCGCAAGTTCGCCGAAATCTCCAACGAGACCGCCGGAGAGCACTTTACCCCGCGTGAAGTGATTCGGCTGATGGTCAACCTCCTGTTTATCGAAGATGACGACGCGCTCACCAAGCCCGGCGTCGTCCGCTCGATGTACGATCCGACCGCCGGCACAGGCGGCATGCTCTCGGTCGCTGAAGATCATCTCAGCGAGCAAAACCCCGACGCGCGCCTCGTGATGCACGGCCAAGAGCTCAACGGCGAGTCCTACGCGATCTGCAAGGCCGACATGCTGATCAAAGGGCAAGACATCCGCCATATCATCCACGGCAATACCCTCTCCGACGATGGCCTGCCCGGGCAGCATTTTGACTACATGCTTTCCAATCCGCCGTTCGGGGTCGAATGGAAAAAGATCCAAAAGGAAATCAAAAAAGAGCACGAACAGCTCGGCTACAACGGTCGCTTCGGTCCCGGGTTGCCGCGGGTCAGCGATGGTTCGCTGTTATTTCTGATGCATCTGATCTCGAAGATGCGCCCGGCCAAAGATGGGGGCAGCCGGTTCGGCATCGTCCTCAACGGTTCGCCGCTGTTCACCGGCGGCGCCGGCAGCGGCGAAAGCGAGATCCGCCGCTACGTCCTCGAGAATGACCTGCTCGAAGCGATCATCGGCCTGCCGACCGACATGTTCTACAACACCGGCATCAGCACCTACATCTGGATCGTCACCAACCGCAAGCCGAAACACCGTAAGGGAAAAGTCCAACTGATCGACGCGAGCGGCCTATGGCAAAAAATGCGGAAGAGCTTGGGCAGCAAACGAAAAGAACTGTCGGACGAACATATCGAAAAAATCACGCGGCTGTTTGGCGACGCCAAGAACGCGAGCACCAAAGACGCCGACGGCCAAAAAGTCCCGATCAGCCGGATCTTCAAAAACGAGGAGTTCGGCTACCAAACGATCACGGTCGAACGCCCCCAGCGCGACGACGCCGGCAACGTGGAGAAAGAGACCAAAGGAAAACGGAAAGGCCAACCCAGGCCCGACAGCAGCCTCCGCGATACCGAAGAAGTCCCGCTGAGCGAAGCGATCGAAAGCTACTTCGCGCGGGAAGTGCTGCCGCATGTCCCCGACGCATGGATCGATCACGACAAGACCAAAACCGGCTACGAAATCCCCTTCAACCGCCACTTCTACGTCTTCAAACCGCCGCGCGAACTGGCCGAGATCGACGCCGAATTGAAAGGGGTGACCGACCGGATTGTGGAGATGATCGGAGGGCTATCGCAGTGA
- a CDS encoding DUF5655 domain-containing protein, whose amino-acid sequence MSDIKLFRTNGETVTQLEGQSVALEKSLQKLIERHLDIFLGIRFLATEYSTGKTHGGRIDTLGIDENGCPCIIEYKRSSNENVINQGLYYLDWLLDHRGEFELLVLKTLGAEAAENIEWSSPRLLCIAGGFTKYDGHAVSQINRNIELLRYLRFGDELLLLELVNAVQAKSLVEVGTTAPIEILVEANTTEEVESAIRARNKARQKDKSVSEQMLSASPELLDLFGSLEAMCMSFGDDVQMKMLKLYVAFKRLKNFATAEVRAGTNCLAVFVKLDPDMIALEEGFTRDVRNIGHWGTGDLEIMIRSQNDLEKALPLLQASYEGS is encoded by the coding sequence ATGAGTGATATCAAACTCTTTCGTACTAACGGCGAGACCGTCACCCAGCTTGAAGGGCAATCGGTCGCGCTCGAAAAGTCGCTGCAAAAATTGATCGAACGGCATCTCGACATCTTTTTGGGGATACGGTTCCTCGCCACCGAGTATTCGACCGGCAAAACGCACGGCGGGCGAATCGATACGCTGGGGATCGACGAGAATGGTTGCCCCTGCATCATCGAATACAAACGCTCGAGCAACGAGAACGTGATCAACCAGGGGCTCTATTACCTGGACTGGCTGCTGGATCATCGCGGCGAGTTCGAGCTGCTGGTGCTGAAAACGCTGGGCGCTGAAGCGGCGGAGAATATCGAATGGTCGAGCCCGCGACTGCTGTGTATCGCTGGCGGTTTCACCAAGTACGATGGGCACGCGGTTTCGCAGATCAATCGCAATATTGAGTTGCTGCGTTATCTGCGGTTCGGCGATGAGTTGCTGTTGTTGGAGTTGGTCAATGCGGTTCAAGCGAAATCGCTGGTGGAAGTAGGAACTACAGCGCCGATAGAGATACTCGTGGAAGCCAACACAACCGAGGAAGTCGAATCTGCTATCCGTGCCAGAAATAAAGCGAGACAGAAGGACAAGTCCGTCTCCGAACAAATGCTGAGCGCCTCGCCTGAGTTATTGGATCTCTTTGGATCGCTTGAAGCGATGTGTATGAGCTTTGGCGATGATGTGCAAATGAAAATGTTGAAGTTATACGTGGCGTTCAAGCGATTAAAGAATTTCGCCACCGCCGAGGTGAGGGCAGGAACCAATTGCTTGGCCGTCTTTGTAAAACTTGATCCTGACATGATTGCGCTAGAGGAAGGTTTTACACGTGACGTACGCAACATCGGTCACTGGGGAACTGGGGATCTAGAAATCATGATTCGGAGTCAAAACGATTTGGAAAAGGCGCTGCCGCTGTTGCAAGCCAGCTATGAAGGATCCTGA
- a CDS encoding restriction endonuclease subunit S — MSFPKYEEYRDSGDELLGIVPANWNVVRLKRIIAAVESGTSVNATDDPAGENEIGVLKTSAVYTGEFRASENKKVDVNELDRVSCPLKPSSLIVSRMNTPDLIGAAGYVEHAPSNLYLPDRLWQVTFNGSLTKFVHYWTLTSSYRHQVKASCTGTSSSMKNLTQEQFGRFQLTAPPLEEQQAIASFLDAETAKIDALVAEQRRLIELLQEKRQAVISHAVTKGLDPHVRMKPSGIEWLGDVPEHWEVVKLKLLTQIGNGSTPDRKNAHYWDNGIYPWLNSSVVNQSEVTKADQFVTQVALDECHLPKITPPAVLVGITGQGRTRGMATILQFEATINQHLAYLKPRENRTSVSYIHRFFQKAYWNIREESDGTGSTKGAITCGQLEKLKMPLPPNAEQRDIIEYLDTSIAKIELLSEEAERAITLLQERRTALISAAVTGKIDVRQFACLETS; from the coding sequence GTGAGTTTTCCAAAGTATGAGGAGTATAGGGATAGTGGCGATGAATTACTGGGGATCGTGCCGGCGAACTGGAATGTGGTTCGCTTGAAGCGAATTATCGCTGCGGTGGAGTCGGGCACAAGCGTAAATGCAACGGATGACCCTGCGGGCGAAAATGAAATTGGCGTATTGAAAACAAGTGCCGTTTACACCGGTGAATTTAGAGCATCAGAAAACAAGAAGGTCGATGTCAATGAACTCGATCGGGTTTCATGTCCCTTGAAACCGAGCTCGCTGATTGTGAGTCGAATGAATACTCCTGATTTGATTGGTGCGGCAGGCTATGTCGAACACGCTCCGTCAAATCTCTACCTGCCAGATAGATTGTGGCAGGTAACATTTAACGGTTCTCTGACCAAATTCGTTCACTATTGGACATTAACGTCGAGCTATCGTCACCAAGTAAAAGCGAGTTGCACAGGCACAAGTTCGAGCATGAAGAATCTCACACAGGAGCAATTCGGCAGATTTCAACTTACAGCGCCCCCACTCGAAGAACAACAAGCGATCGCGAGTTTCCTCGACGCCGAGACCGCCAAGATTGACGCGTTGGTGGCCGAGCAGCGGCGGTTGATTGAGCTGCTGCAGGAAAAACGCCAGGCGGTCATCAGCCACGCGGTCACCAAAGGTCTTGACCCCCACGTGCGGATGAAACCGTCGGGGATTGAGTGGCTGGGGGATGTGCCTGAACATTGGGAGGTGGTAAAGCTGAAATTGCTTACTCAAATTGGCAATGGCTCGACACCGGACAGGAAAAACGCTCATTACTGGGACAACGGAATTTACCCTTGGCTCAATAGCTCGGTAGTGAATCAATCGGAAGTAACGAAAGCGGATCAGTTCGTTACTCAGGTTGCACTAGATGAATGCCATCTGCCAAAAATCACACCACCAGCTGTTCTTGTCGGAATTACTGGTCAAGGTCGGACTCGTGGTATGGCCACGATTCTTCAATTCGAGGCTACGATCAATCAGCATCTCGCATACTTGAAGCCACGTGAAAACCGCACATCAGTGTCGTATATTCATCGATTTTTCCAGAAAGCATATTGGAATATCCGAGAAGAAAGCGATGGAACTGGAAGCACAAAAGGGGCAATCACGTGTGGTCAACTAGAAAAGTTGAAAATGCCTTTGCCACCGAACGCAGAACAGCGAGATATTATTGAATATCTTGATACGTCGATTGCAAAAATCGAATTACTCTCGGAAGAAGCTGAACGCGCCATAACCCTCCTCCAAGAACGCCGCACCGCTCTCATTTCCGCCGCCGTGACCGGCAAGATTGACGTTCGCCAGTTTGCTTGCCTGGAGACATCATGA
- a CDS encoding DUF1559 domain-containing protein, protein MAVQNGESRRRGFTLVELLVVIAIIGVLIALLLPAVQQAREAARRNSCSNNLKQIGLALHNHHDVQQKFPPGYIATAKDSSTYGWATYILPYMEQVNLYEAIGKPTSVLDSGVNKGGAIIGAYQCPSSIMKDKHEDGFARSNYVGNGGQANGLSSDYGGFFADKSKFKFRDMVDGTSNTIMAGEAEGPGDDADPGFPVWSGTWHNRVSYTNGRLATVRVGNEANPINGGLTATGADRSPFSSRHPGGAQFVFADGSSHFIAETVEVGTNDAIANYGVYLRLLVRNDGLVIGDY, encoded by the coding sequence ATGGCTGTTCAAAATGGGGAGTCGCGCCGGCGTGGTTTTACGTTGGTCGAATTGTTGGTGGTGATCGCCATTATTGGGGTGTTGATCGCGCTGCTGTTGCCTGCGGTGCAGCAGGCTCGCGAGGCGGCGCGGCGCAACTCTTGCTCGAATAACTTGAAGCAGATTGGCCTGGCGCTGCACAATCACCACGACGTCCAGCAGAAGTTTCCGCCGGGTTACATCGCGACTGCGAAAGATAGTTCGACCTACGGGTGGGCGACCTATATCTTGCCTTATATGGAGCAGGTCAATCTCTACGAAGCTATCGGAAAACCGACCTCCGTTTTAGATAGCGGCGTCAACAAAGGGGGCGCGATCATTGGGGCTTATCAATGTCCTTCGTCCATCATGAAGGACAAGCACGAAGATGGTTTCGCCCGGTCGAACTATGTTGGCAACGGCGGCCAAGCCAACGGACTGTCGAGCGACTACGGCGGTTTTTTTGCGGACAAGAGCAAGTTCAAGTTTCGCGATATGGTGGACGGCACAAGCAACACGATCATGGCCGGCGAAGCGGAAGGACCTGGAGATGATGCGGACCCGGGTTTTCCTGTTTGGTCCGGCACTTGGCATAACCGAGTCAGCTATACCAACGGCCGCTTGGCGACCGTCCGCGTGGGGAACGAAGCGAATCCGATCAACGGCGGGCTGACCGCGACCGGGGCGGATCGCTCTCCCTTCTCGAGCCGTCATCCCGGTGGCGCTCAATTTGTCTTCGCTGACGGAAGCTCGCATTTCATTGCAGAAACGGTGGAGGTCGGCACCAACGACGCGATCGCCAACTACGGCGTTTATCTGCGGTTGCTTGTCCGCAACGACGGCTTGGTGATCGGCGACTACTAA